In the Vitis vinifera cultivar Pinot Noir 40024 chromosome 2, ASM3070453v1 genome, one interval contains:
- the LOC132254817 gene encoding protein Ycf2-like encodes MKGHQFKSWIFELREILREIKNSHYFLDSWTQFTSVGSFIHIFFHQERFIKLFDPRIWSILLSRNSQGSTSNRYFTIKGVVLFVVAVLIYRINNRNMVERKNLYLTGLLPIPMNSIGPRNDTLEESFGSSNINRLIVSLLYLPKGKKISESCFLDPKESTWVLPITKKCIMPESNWGSRWWRNWIGKKRDSSCKISNETVAGIEISFKEKDIKYLEFLFVYYMDDPIHKDHDWELFDRLSPRKRRNIINLNSGQLFEILVKHWICYLMSAFREKIPIEVEGFFKQQGAGSTIQSNDIEHVSHLFSRNKWAISLQNCAQFHMWQFRQDLFVSWGKIRTNRIF; translated from the coding sequence ATGAAAGGACATCAATTCAAATCTTGGATTTTCGAATTGAGAGAGATATTGAGAGAGATCAAGAATTCTCACTATTTCTTAGATTCATGGACCCAATTCACTTCAGTGGGatctttcattcacatttttttcCACCAAGAACGTTTTATAAAACTCTTTGACCCCCGAATTTGGAGTATCCTACTTTCACGCAATTCACAGGGTTCAACAAGCAATCGATATTTCACGATCAAGGGTGTAGTACTATTTGTAGTAGCGGTCCTTATATATCGTATTAACAATCGAAATATGGTCGAAAGAAAAAATCTCTATTTGACAGGGCTTCTTCCTATACCTATGAATTCCATTGGACCCAGAAATGATACATTGGAAGAATCTTTTGGGTCTTCCAATATCAATAGGTTGATTGTTTCGCTCCTGTATcttccaaaaggaaaaaagatctCTGAGAGCTGTTTCCTGGATCCGAAAGAGAGTACTTGGGTTCTCCCAATAACTAAAAAGTGTATCATGCCTGAATCTAACTGGGGTTCGCGGTGGTGGAGGAACTGGATCGGAAAAAAGAGGGATTCTAGTTGTAAGATATCTAATGAAACCGTCGCTGGAATTGAGATCTCattcaaagaaaaagatatcAAATATCTGGAGTTtctttttgtatattatatggATGATCCGATCCACAAGGACCATGATTGGGAATTGTTTGATCGTCTTTCTCCGAGGAAGAGGCGAAACATAATCAACTTGAATTCGGGACAGCTATTCGAAATCTTAGTGAAACACTGGATTTGTTATCTCATGTCTGCTTTTCGTGAAAAAATACCAATTGAAGTGGAGGGTTTCTTCAAACAACAAGGAGCTGGGTCAACTATTCAATCAAATGATATTGAGCATGTTTCCCATCTCTTCTCGAGAAACAAGTGGGCTATTTCTTTGCAAAATTGTGCTCAATTTCATATGTGGCAATTCCGCCAAGATCTCTTCGTTAGTTGGGGAAAAATCCGCACGAATCGGATTTTTTGA
- the LOC132254818 gene encoding small ribosomal subunit protein uS7cz/uS7cy, with the protein MILDLIKRKLILEPPFTLMSRRGTAEEKTAKSDPIYRNRLVNMLVNRILKHGKKSLAYQIIYRSVKKIQQKTETNPLSVLRQAIRGVTPDIAVKARRVGGSTHQVPIEIGSTQGKALAIRWLLGASRKRPGRNMAFKLSSELVDAAKGSGDAIRKKEETHRMAEANRAFAHFR; encoded by the coding sequence atgattttagaccttataaaaagaaaactgATTCTTGAACCCCCTTTCACGCTCATGTCACGTCGAGGTACTGCAGAAGAAAAAACTGCAAAATCCGATCCAATTTATCGTAATCGATTAGTTAACATGTTGGTTAACCGTATTCTGAAACACGGAAAAAAATCATTGGCTTATCAAATTATCTATCGATCCGTGAAAAAGATTCAACAAAAGACAGAAACAAATCCACTATCTGTTTTACGTCAAGCAATACGTGGAGTAACTCCCGATATAGCAGTAAAAGCAAGACGTGTAGGCGGATCGACTCATCAAGTTCCCATTGAAATAGGATCCACACAAGGAAAAGCACTTGCCATTCGTTGGTTATTAGGGGCATCCCGAAAACGTCCGGGTCGAAATATGGCTTTCAAATTAAGTTCCGAATTAGTGGATGCTGCCAAAGGGAGTGGCGATGCCATACGCAAAAAGGAAGAGACTCATAGAATGGCAGAGGCAAATAGAGCTTTTGCACATTTTCGTTAA